From the genome of Acaryochloris sp. CCMEE 5410, one region includes:
- a CDS encoding ATP-dependent 6-phosphofructokinase — protein sequence MHQAKRIGILTSGGDCPGLNAIIRAVIKCATHKGWEVFGIPYGTQGFINLELGHCTPEDLRLKEHGYDVPGLLGGLDILQFLSGSILGALNKGNPSDPAIAQEILQGFQRLNLDALIAIGGDGSLDIIDDLAQKGQWRWVAIPKTIDNDVPFTEISLGFDTAINTVTRSLYDLTFTAASHDRIMVVQVMGRDAGHLALHSGIAGGADVILIPELTPCLNPSVIDQVCRQIAVLRQGGRRFALVVIAEGVRRPDGLKVASICDFLAQQIQVQSQTLCSSGNPKFCSLQEVDSRAIILGHIQRSGVPTAFDRLLAARFGREAVDLISQHHYNRLVVWENGEVASKPLTEVIPKIKDCHREKKCPDPVDPQGGLVQTAKELGIYVGTS from the coding sequence ATGCACCAAGCTAAACGGATCGGTATCCTCACCAGCGGTGGTGACTGCCCTGGGCTTAATGCCATTATTCGGGCAGTTATTAAATGTGCGACTCACAAAGGGTGGGAGGTGTTTGGCATTCCCTATGGCACCCAAGGCTTTATTAATCTTGAATTAGGACACTGTACTCCTGAGGACCTGAGGTTAAAAGAGCATGGATATGATGTCCCAGGATTGTTAGGGGGATTAGATATTTTGCAATTCCTCAGTGGCAGTATCTTGGGGGCATTAAACAAAGGGAATCCGAGTGATCCTGCGATCGCACAAGAAATTTTGCAGGGTTTTCAACGCTTGAATCTTGACGCACTGATTGCCATTGGTGGGGATGGGAGTTTGGATATTATTGACGACCTTGCCCAGAAAGGGCAGTGGCGGTGGGTGGCAATACCAAAAACCATCGATAATGACGTGCCCTTTACGGAAATTTCATTGGGGTTTGATACTGCCATTAATACCGTTACGAGATCACTCTACGATCTCACATTCACGGCAGCGAGCCATGATCGAATCATGGTCGTTCAGGTGATGGGACGTGATGCCGGACATTTGGCACTCCATTCAGGTATTGCGGGGGGCGCAGATGTAATTTTAATTCCAGAGTTAACCCCATGCTTGAACCCGTCCGTGATTGATCAAGTGTGTCGTCAAATTGCCGTGCTTCGACAAGGCGGCCGCCGTTTTGCTTTAGTCGTGATTGCTGAAGGGGTGCGCAGACCAGATGGTCTAAAAGTCGCAAGCATTTGTGACTTTTTAGCTCAACAGATTCAGGTTCAAAGTCAGACGTTATGTTCGTCCGGTAATCCTAAGTTCTGTAGTCTTCAAGAAGTGGATTCTCGGGCAATCATTTTGGGGCATATCCAGCGAAGCGGGGTGCCTACAGCCTTTGATCGTTTATTGGCAGCTCGCTTTGGCAGGGAAGCCGTTGATCTTATCTCTCAACATCATTACAACCGTCTCGTGGTTTGGGAGAACGGCGAAGTTGCGAGTAAACCCTTAACGGAAGTTATCCCCAAAATCAAGGATTGTCATCGAGAGAAAAAATGTCCAGATCCAGTTGATCCACAAGGGGGATTGGTGCAGACGGCTAAGGAATTAGGGATTTATGTTGGAACATCATGA
- a CDS encoding FdhF/YdeP family oxidoreductase, producing MGGGMPLVRYWVDKMASPKGVQIWKKLMHKSACLSCAWGTGGQKGAFMNELEEPLQRCVKSLEAIASELQPGVKPHFFEEYPLYHLQTLTSMECDRLGRLSFPVIYRAGKSHFEPISWDEIYQIAETAFRQPPHRVASYSSGRSSNEAAYLLQLMIRALGSNNLADCSDLCHAPSSVSLSTVFGTGTSLVSLESLQQADGIVLVGSNAPANHPRLMNELIKLNERGGTVIVINPLREVGLMKFGSPAFPLSSLVQGSKISSLFLQPIPGSDLALFMGIQKVLLEREWIQFDFLQSHTDNWQEVVERVKATDWATLTNICGISKEEMETATEMIHQCDRVVFAWAMGVTQHTNSVDTIFSIANTALMTGNVGKLGAGLMPIRGHSNVQGFGSMGVTVRLKTEIREALEKLLERSLKREPGYDARALIEAAAVGQVDTLLCLGGNLYAANPDLVQAKRALSQIDTIIYLATKPNLGHFHGLAAKNTLIIPVYARFENPHKTTTESGNNFVRLNDEGRTHLKNADLTSEVEFLTELAHRLHGSSPVDWRRLQETRYVRQLIAQTIPGYEKIGEIDQTQEEFTISGRIFLEPKFPTRTGKAQMQVTPLPTLSLPTRQEFGIAHNTPSIVVALMTGRSYSQHNTVVYKEGDRYRGVPHRYCILMNLLDVQQRGWVEHQRVNVRGDAGQLNNIEIIIGDVREGAALMFYPEANLLMKASIEPRSGTPAYKRVPVVVFSEMSSGYSDDPLASQEHSDGSSD from the coding sequence ATGGGCGGTGGGATGCCCCTCGTCAGGTATTGGGTTGATAAGATGGCATCCCCCAAGGGTGTTCAAATTTGGAAAAAACTGATGCACAAGAGTGCATGTCTATCTTGTGCCTGGGGCACAGGTGGGCAAAAAGGCGCTTTCATGAACGAGCTTGAGGAGCCCTTACAACGATGTGTGAAAAGCTTGGAGGCCATCGCCTCGGAACTCCAACCGGGGGTGAAACCCCACTTCTTTGAAGAATACCCTCTATACCATCTGCAGACACTCACCTCAATGGAGTGTGACCGCTTGGGTCGGCTGAGTTTTCCAGTGATTTATCGAGCCGGAAAGTCACACTTTGAACCTATCTCATGGGATGAGATTTATCAGATCGCTGAGACAGCCTTTAGACAACCACCGCATCGGGTTGCGTCCTATAGCTCTGGTCGCTCCTCTAATGAAGCTGCCTATCTGTTGCAATTAATGATCCGAGCATTAGGGTCAAATAACCTCGCGGACTGCTCTGACTTATGCCATGCCCCTTCATCCGTCAGCCTAAGCACTGTCTTTGGGACAGGTACCTCCCTGGTGAGTTTGGAGAGTTTGCAGCAAGCTGATGGCATTGTTTTAGTGGGGTCTAATGCTCCTGCAAACCATCCCCGGTTAATGAATGAGTTGATCAAGCTAAATGAGCGCGGGGGGACCGTGATTGTAATCAATCCCCTACGAGAAGTGGGTTTAATGAAATTTGGCTCTCCCGCCTTTCCGCTATCATCTCTCGTCCAAGGGTCAAAGATTTCCTCCTTATTCCTACAGCCCATTCCTGGTAGTGATTTAGCGCTATTCATGGGCATTCAGAAAGTACTTCTAGAGCGAGAATGGATTCAATTCGACTTTCTCCAGTCTCATACAGATAATTGGCAAGAAGTTGTTGAGCGAGTCAAGGCAACGGATTGGGCTACCCTGACCAACATCTGTGGCATTTCCAAAGAAGAAATGGAAACAGCTACTGAGATGATCCATCAGTGTGATCGCGTCGTCTTTGCCTGGGCTATGGGCGTCACCCAACATACCAACAGTGTTGATACCATTTTCAGTATTGCCAACACCGCTTTGATGACGGGGAATGTGGGCAAGTTAGGGGCTGGATTGATGCCCATTCGTGGTCATTCCAATGTCCAGGGGTTTGGGTCGATGGGTGTGACCGTTCGTTTGAAAACGGAAATTCGGGAAGCCTTAGAGAAACTATTGGAGCGTTCTCTCAAACGAGAACCCGGCTATGATGCCCGCGCTCTGATTGAAGCTGCAGCAGTAGGCCAAGTGGATACCCTGCTGTGTTTAGGTGGAAATCTATATGCCGCGAACCCTGATTTAGTTCAAGCCAAACGGGCCTTGAGCCAAATTGATACCATTATCTATTTGGCCACTAAGCCCAATCTGGGTCATTTTCACGGTCTTGCCGCCAAGAATACCCTAATTATTCCGGTCTATGCCCGATTTGAGAATCCTCACAAAACCACCACCGAATCAGGAAATAACTTCGTCAGACTCAACGATGAAGGTAGGACACATCTAAAGAATGCTGACCTCACTTCAGAAGTCGAATTTTTAACAGAGCTGGCTCATCGGTTGCATGGCAGCTCTCCCGTGGATTGGCGAAGGCTACAAGAGACCCGCTATGTTCGGCAACTGATCGCCCAAACCATTCCCGGATACGAAAAAATAGGTGAGATTGATCAGACCCAAGAAGAATTCACCATTTCAGGACGTATTTTCCTAGAACCCAAATTTCCCACTCGAACTGGCAAGGCTCAAATGCAGGTAACGCCTTTACCAACCTTGTCACTACCAACCAGGCAAGAGTTTGGAATAGCACATAACACACCATCGATTGTTGTGGCCTTGATGACTGGACGTAGCTATTCTCAACACAATACGGTGGTCTACAAAGAGGGTGATCGATACAGAGGCGTCCCGCATCGTTACTGTATTTTAATGAATCTCTTAGATGTGCAGCAACGGGGTTGGGTAGAACATCAACGAGTTAACGTGCGCGGAGATGCGGGCCAGCTAAACAATATTGAAATTATCATCGGTGATGTTCGGGAAGGGGCAGCATTGATGTTTTATCCTGAAGCCAACCTCCTTATGAAAGCAAGTATTGAGCCACGCTCGGGTACGCCTGCTTATAAAAGAGTACCAGTTGTAGTTTTTTCTGAAATGAGTTCCGGTTATTCCGATGATCCCCTAGCATCACAGGAGCACTCTGATGGATCTTCTGATTGA
- a CDS encoding rod shape-determining protein yields MNYALSPPDKWFTTTPQPLFDSWWKTLKALRPLNNALGIDLGTSNTLIYSHIEGVVLNEASIIAINQLTQTPVSVGNTARQLLGRTSTPVAVLRPVRNGVIADLKLTQIMLQSFIRKAQQGTRIFRPRLVLGCSCGATSVEREALTEAALEAGARDVVLIDEPIAAALGIGLPITKPKGNLIIDIGGGTTEMAVICSSHVIDSQVISIAGDSFNQAIVDYLRQTFQVHIGELTAESLKIQFGSASDSACNDTPMEILGVNVGSGLPQRLEINSGELRDAISIPLHKISVALLNFLERTHPELVSDIAERGIMVTGGGALLSGIDTFFQDLTHLPVHISPNPLNSVVLGTGKILEYEHQSSYSFA; encoded by the coding sequence ATGAACTATGCACTATCTCCCCCAGATAAATGGTTCACGACCACCCCCCAACCACTTTTTGACTCCTGGTGGAAAACTCTTAAAGCTTTACGTCCTCTGAATAACGCTCTTGGGATAGATCTGGGAACTTCCAATACTTTGATTTATAGCCACATCGAAGGGGTTGTACTCAATGAAGCCTCAATTATTGCCATCAATCAATTGACTCAAACTCCAGTTTCTGTGGGCAATACTGCTAGACAGTTGTTAGGACGTACTAGCACACCAGTAGCAGTATTACGTCCCGTCAGAAATGGGGTTATAGCAGACCTCAAACTGACCCAGATCATGTTGCAATCCTTCATTCGCAAAGCTCAACAGGGAACCCGAATCTTTCGCCCTCGCCTCGTCCTTGGCTGTTCTTGTGGTGCAACAAGTGTAGAGCGCGAAGCTTTGACTGAAGCAGCTTTGGAAGCAGGCGCAAGAGACGTTGTTCTGATTGATGAACCCATTGCTGCAGCTTTGGGGATAGGACTGCCAATTACGAAACCAAAAGGTAACCTCATCATTGATATTGGTGGTGGTACTACAGAGATGGCGGTTATATGCTCTTCTCATGTCATTGATAGTCAAGTCATTTCCATAGCAGGAGATAGTTTTAATCAAGCCATCGTTGACTATCTCAGACAAACCTTCCAGGTCCATATTGGGGAATTGACAGCCGAAAGTCTCAAAATTCAATTTGGTTCTGCTTCGGACTCGGCCTGTAATGATACGCCAATGGAAATTTTAGGGGTTAATGTGGGGTCGGGATTACCCCAACGACTAGAAATCAATAGTGGTGAATTGCGGGATGCCATATCCATTCCGTTGCATAAGATATCGGTAGCTCTACTCAACTTTCTGGAAAGGACCCATCCTGAGTTAGTTAGCGATATTGCTGAGCGAGGAATCATGGTAACGGGAGGTGGGGCTTTACTCTCCGGCATTGATACGTTTTTTCAAGATTTGACCCATCTACCTGTTCATATCTCCCCCAATCCATTAAACAGCGTTGTTTTGGGAACAGGCAAGATTCTTGAATATGAGCATCAATCCAGCTACAGCTTCGCTTAA
- a CDS encoding mechanosensitive ion channel domain-containing protein has protein sequence MKKITEFLEPLQQVLANPVIASILEVVLGVIVIAIVFRIASASLPRYVRDSDRRYRIRKSFNFISYILMLLFAASVLSDSLGQLTVILGVTGAGIAFALQEVIASLVGWAAISLGQFYKPGDRVQLGGIVGDVIDISILRTTLMECGVWFSFRDTFFFL, from the coding sequence ATGAAAAAAATTACAGAATTTCTTGAACCCCTCCAGCAAGTGCTGGCTAATCCCGTAATCGCCAGTATCTTGGAGGTCGTTCTAGGTGTCATTGTCATTGCAATAGTTTTCCGCATCGCCAGTGCTTCATTACCGCGTTATGTTCGAGACTCAGATCGGCGCTATCGGATTCGTAAATCATTCAATTTCATCAGCTATATTTTGATGTTATTGTTTGCCGCGAGTGTGCTGAGTGATAGCCTAGGCCAACTCACGGTAATCTTAGGGGTCACGGGTGCGGGGATTGCCTTTGCTCTCCAAGAAGTAATTGCGAGTCTTGTGGGTTGGGCAGCGATTTCATTGGGCCAATTCTATAAGCCAGGGGACCGGGTTCAGCTTGGCGGTATCGTCGGTGACGTGATTGACATCAGCATTCTACGAACGACGCTAATGGAATGCGGAGTCTGGTTCTCCTTCAGGGATACGTTCTTCTTCCTTTAA
- a CDS encoding DEAD/DEAH box helicase: MTLSTNPPLIQEDLSAVRASLVKKYEQLSDLEREIIQAVSVIFTATSRTALLSCLAKIGTLSPKQKKLTSSTIRPYMENLLNLEVLLMENNKLRVHPLIIEIATRDAVTKGKFKAMVEAVESIIPFKPGWNGKGRGFNDYQEFIRAFRMGFYQKDFEAIAEYCQDYYAYGYRSDKIALDEVLDLVCNNPFDQYWFWTIPMELADLFLVNGLLTDSLLLFPAEDKLEVLIEICEDVGGNYLSIVLAEQLILRGRLEEAKACLVDIPADYKHDALAIQGWLACLEGNFDAAMAAYEEALKALRKLTSKRKVYFESISGIFYVLTLLHEGSRASLSSAMSYINLIHESEDHWLSEIYSLLKKVLLVQQGDLSYQNSVINTSVLPYQSGQSLQTLISALCVHWVDPSPVKTTLVKVLDPYCHQANSSGYGWLASETKALIEQLTSEQPASKPKLPDLPLPQFPLASLITAQEDWQLSLKALEQLNSEFLLTDKTGAISRLAWFVSIESGNVTLEPKEQKRNAKGGWSKGRKIALSRLFNQPKTLGYLTTQDLKTCAEIEDEVSYYFGYHKTEYQFKEQAITHLVGHPAVFWAGLPSTRIDILKGEPELLVKERDQGKLTLELHPQIPRAKDILVIQETPTRLKVIEINESHRRIAKILGTYNCLNVPKTAKEQVLSAISSISGLVTVQSDIGGGTENTELVAAHSIPHIHLLPAGDGLKAMIRVRPFGNCGSYFPPGSGGSTVIAEIEGRRLQTNRDLEKEDQLAQKTINSCPTLNQYGDEHGEWLITEPEDCLELLYDLQSISDQIIVEWPEGEKFRISHRADLEHFRLKIQQQKDWFAIQGEVNVDNSLVLDLQKLLALLDETSGRFIKLGEGQFLALTQSFRKRLAELQALSEVHGKGLRFHPLASVALEDLVEDVGDLQADKHWRDQKQRLQQLKNFEPEIPSTLQVQLRDYQIEGFRWLAKLSHWGVGACLADDMGLGKTLQALAVILTRAPHGPTLIVAPTSVGMNWNKEAKRYAPTLTPLQFDNSNRQQLLEHLKPFDMLICSYGLLQQAEVAEMLAQVRWQTIVLDEAQAIKNFSTKRSQAAMKLQGELKIITTGTPIENHLGELWNLFRFINPGLLGSLDSFNQRFAIPIERYQDKAARNYLKKLIQPFILRRTKSQVLEELPSRTEIVLQVDLSPEEFAFYEALRQDALAKLNESDAADGPKHIQVLAELMRLRRACCNPRLVLPETDLPSAKLQLFAEVLNELLDNNHKALVFSQFVDHLEIIRRFLDEQQVPYQYLDGSTPAKDRHKRVDAFQAGEGEIFLISLKAGGTGLNLTAADYVIHMDPWWNPAVEDQASDRAHRIGQQRPVTIYRLVAKGTIEEKIVELHNQKRDLADSLLEGADMSGKVSTDELLRLMKQN; this comes from the coding sequence GTGACCTTATCCACGAATCCCCCCTTGATCCAGGAAGATCTATCCGCCGTTAGAGCCAGCCTAGTCAAAAAGTATGAACAGCTTTCTGATCTAGAACGAGAAATTATTCAAGCTGTTTCAGTTATTTTCACAGCCACAAGCCGCACGGCTTTGTTATCTTGCTTGGCAAAGATAGGAACCCTTAGCCCAAAGCAAAAAAAGCTGACCAGCTCAACCATCCGGCCTTACATGGAAAATCTCCTCAACTTAGAAGTTCTATTGATGGAGAATAATAAGCTCCGAGTTCACCCCTTAATCATTGAGATTGCCACCAGAGATGCCGTGACCAAAGGTAAGTTCAAGGCAATGGTTGAAGCGGTAGAATCCATTATTCCATTTAAGCCAGGATGGAATGGTAAAGGACGGGGCTTTAATGATTACCAGGAATTTATCCGTGCTTTTCGCATGGGCTTTTATCAGAAAGATTTTGAAGCCATTGCTGAGTATTGCCAAGATTACTATGCCTACGGCTACAGGAGTGACAAGATTGCGTTAGATGAGGTTCTTGACCTCGTTTGTAATAATCCCTTTGATCAGTACTGGTTTTGGACCATTCCCATGGAACTAGCTGATCTATTTCTGGTTAATGGGTTACTCACCGATTCCCTCCTGCTGTTCCCTGCTGAAGACAAGTTAGAGGTTCTCATTGAAATTTGTGAGGACGTGGGTGGAAACTATCTCAGTATTGTCCTAGCCGAACAACTGATATTAAGAGGACGGCTTGAAGAAGCTAAAGCCTGTCTCGTTGATATCCCAGCAGACTATAAACATGATGCACTGGCTATCCAAGGATGGTTGGCCTGTTTGGAGGGTAATTTTGATGCCGCGATGGCTGCTTATGAGGAGGCATTAAAAGCACTAAGGAAACTCACTAGCAAACGCAAAGTTTATTTTGAGTCCATCAGCGGCATTTTCTATGTATTAACACTCCTCCATGAAGGATCCAGGGCATCACTTAGTTCAGCGATGAGCTATATCAACTTGATTCATGAATCCGAAGACCATTGGCTCTCTGAGATTTATTCCCTGCTCAAAAAAGTCCTATTGGTTCAACAAGGTGACTTATCCTACCAAAACTCAGTAATCAATACCTCTGTGCTGCCCTACCAATCTGGTCAAAGCTTACAAACCCTGATCAGTGCGTTATGTGTCCATTGGGTTGATCCAAGCCCAGTAAAAACAACCCTAGTCAAAGTCCTTGATCCATATTGTCATCAAGCAAATAGCTCTGGATATGGTTGGCTGGCTTCTGAAACAAAAGCTTTAATCGAACAACTGACTTCTGAACAACCTGCTTCTAAACCAAAGTTGCCTGACCTACCGTTACCTCAGTTTCCACTAGCTAGCTTAATCACTGCCCAGGAGGATTGGCAGCTCAGTTTAAAAGCCTTAGAACAGTTAAATTCCGAATTCCTGTTAACTGACAAAACAGGAGCCATTTCTCGGCTGGCTTGGTTTGTGTCTATCGAATCGGGGAATGTCACACTCGAACCCAAAGAACAGAAACGAAATGCCAAGGGAGGATGGAGCAAGGGGCGCAAGATTGCCCTGAGCCGTCTGTTCAATCAACCTAAAACCCTGGGCTATCTCACAACCCAAGACTTGAAAACTTGTGCTGAGATTGAAGACGAAGTGAGTTACTATTTTGGCTACCATAAAACGGAATATCAATTCAAGGAACAAGCCATAACTCATTTGGTGGGTCACCCCGCAGTTTTTTGGGCGGGTCTACCCTCCACCCGCATCGATATCCTTAAAGGTGAACCGGAACTATTGGTCAAAGAACGAGATCAGGGAAAGCTCACTTTAGAACTACATCCTCAAATACCCAGAGCGAAAGACATTCTAGTCATACAGGAAACCCCCACCCGCCTGAAAGTGATTGAAATCAATGAAAGTCACCGTCGCATTGCCAAGATCCTGGGGACGTACAATTGCCTCAATGTACCCAAGACGGCTAAAGAGCAAGTTCTTTCAGCTATCAGCTCAATATCTGGACTTGTTACAGTTCAATCGGATATCGGTGGTGGTACTGAAAACACTGAGCTAGTGGCTGCCCATTCGATCCCCCATATTCATCTTCTACCTGCAGGAGATGGACTCAAAGCCATGATTAGGGTTCGGCCTTTTGGGAACTGTGGTTCTTATTTCCCACCTGGATCTGGGGGCAGCACGGTGATTGCTGAAATTGAAGGTAGGCGGTTGCAAACCAATCGTGATTTAGAGAAAGAGGATCAGTTGGCACAGAAGACCATCAATTCATGCCCCACCCTGAACCAATATGGAGATGAACATGGGGAGTGGCTTATCACGGAGCCAGAAGACTGTTTAGAACTCCTCTACGATCTACAATCCATCTCTGACCAAATCATCGTGGAATGGCCCGAAGGTGAAAAATTTCGGATATCACATCGAGCAGACTTAGAGCATTTTAGATTGAAGATCCAGCAACAAAAGGATTGGTTTGCGATCCAAGGTGAGGTGAATGTTGATAACAGTCTTGTCCTAGACCTGCAAAAGCTATTGGCTTTGCTCGATGAGACCTCTGGGCGGTTTATCAAACTGGGAGAAGGTCAGTTTCTGGCCCTAACCCAGTCTTTTCGCAAACGGCTGGCGGAATTGCAGGCTTTGTCTGAAGTGCATGGGAAGGGTTTAAGGTTTCACCCTCTAGCCTCAGTAGCCCTAGAGGATCTGGTTGAAGATGTAGGAGACCTGCAAGCGGATAAACACTGGCGTGACCAAAAACAAAGGCTACAACAGTTAAAAAATTTTGAACCTGAGATTCCTTCAACATTGCAAGTCCAATTGCGAGACTATCAAATTGAAGGATTTCGCTGGTTGGCTAAACTTTCCCATTGGGGAGTTGGAGCTTGTCTTGCAGACGACATGGGTCTTGGAAAAACTCTGCAGGCACTCGCTGTGATTCTTACCCGTGCCCCTCATGGTCCAACTCTGATTGTGGCTCCCACCTCTGTTGGCATGAATTGGAACAAGGAGGCCAAAAGATATGCTCCCACTCTCACACCACTGCAATTTGACAATAGTAATCGGCAACAGTTATTAGAGCATCTCAAGCCCTTTGACATGCTTATTTGTAGCTACGGGCTCTTGCAGCAAGCGGAAGTGGCTGAGATGTTAGCTCAGGTGAGGTGGCAAACAATTGTTCTAGATGAGGCCCAAGCGATTAAGAATTTTTCAACGAAACGATCTCAAGCCGCTATGAAACTCCAGGGTGAATTGAAGATTATTACGACGGGCACCCCGATTGAAAATCATTTGGGTGAATTATGGAACCTGTTTCGTTTCATCAATCCTGGATTGTTGGGATCTTTAGATAGCTTTAATCAACGTTTTGCCATACCGATTGAACGGTACCAAGATAAAGCTGCTCGGAATTACTTGAAGAAGTTAATCCAGCCATTCATTCTTAGGCGAACGAAAAGCCAAGTCTTAGAGGAATTGCCCTCTCGAACTGAAATTGTTCTACAAGTCGATTTAAGCCCAGAAGAGTTTGCCTTTTATGAGGCTTTACGACAGGACGCATTGGCTAAACTCAACGAGAGTGACGCTGCTGATGGTCCGAAACATATCCAGGTTCTTGCTGAATTGATGCGCTTGAGAAGGGCTTGTTGTAATCCTCGCTTGGTCCTTCCAGAGACGGATTTACCTAGTGCTAAGTTGCAGCTCTTTGCAGAGGTACTCAATGAATTGCTCGATAACAATCATAAGGCACTAGTCTTTAGCCAGTTTGTAGATCATCTCGAAATAATTCGCCGTTTCTTAGATGAACAACAAGTCCCATATCAATATCTAGACGGCAGTACCCCAGCGAAAGACCGACATAAACGAGTGGATGCTTTCCAAGCCGGAGAGGGTGAGATTTTCTTGATTAGCCTTAAAGCAGGAGGCACTGGGTTAAATCTTACGGCTGCAGACTATGTCATTCATATGGATCCTTGGTGGAACCCTGCCGTGGAAGACCAAGCTTCAGATCGGGCTCATCGGATTGGTCAACAGCGTCCCGTTACAATTTATCGACTTGTAGCAAAGGGTACGATTGAAGAAAAAATTGTTGAACTGCACAACCAAAAGCGAGACTTGGCAGATAGTCTCTTAGAAGGGGCCGACATGAGTGGCAAGGTAAGCACTGATGAACTGCTAAGGCTCATGAAGCAAAACTGA
- the psbU gene encoding photosystem II complex extrinsic protein PsbU: MKHFRKQLLVFGLVILTCMGMTFSFQVPVYAGEILEQPINSVQVSDPQSIPSKESCIPIGEKIDLNNANALAFKDCPGYYPTLAKKIINNGPFETVDEVLNIRGLNLKQKQLLEDKLDFFTVSEPKTDLATRMPPRPMMR; the protein is encoded by the coding sequence ATGAAGCACTTTCGTAAACAGTTGTTAGTTTTTGGTCTAGTGATACTGACATGTATGGGAATGACATTTAGTTTTCAAGTACCTGTTTACGCAGGAGAAATATTAGAACAGCCGATTAATTCTGTTCAAGTCTCAGACCCACAGTCAATACCAAGCAAAGAATCCTGTATACCCATTGGTGAAAAAATTGATTTAAACAACGCAAACGCATTAGCCTTTAAGGATTGCCCAGGCTATTATCCAACGCTTGCTAAAAAGATAATTAACAATGGACCCTTTGAGACTGTTGACGAAGTCCTCAATATCCGAGGTTTAAATTTAAAGCAGAAACAACTCCTTGAAGATAAGCTGGACTTTTTTACCGTATCTGAACCTAAAACTGATCTCGCTACTCGAATGCCACCTCGTCCTATGATGCGTTAG
- a CDS encoding dihydroorotate dehydrogenase-like protein: MDLSTTYLGMRLRSPLVVGACAPLSEKIDHLRHMEDAGAAAIVLHSLFEEQLRQDRLGFHHHLTHGTESFAEALSYCPEPDVFHVGPEQYLEHIHQAKTIVDTPIIASLNGATIGGWTDYAKKIEEAGADALELNIYTVPTEMAIAGAEIEQSYIDIVHTVTSTVNIPVAIKLSPFFSNLAYMAKRLTDAGVNGLVLFNRFYQPDIDIETLEVRPNLLLSTPQDIRLPLRWIAILYGTLPVDFAATSCIHTAADVLKMMMVGANATMLVSVLIRHGIDHLRTLEHALCQWLEEHEYESIQQLQGSMSQVNCPDPSAFERVQYIEALQTYHPLGLMPMRV, from the coding sequence ATGGATTTAAGTACGACGTATTTAGGGATGAGACTCCGTTCTCCCCTTGTGGTTGGGGCCTGTGCGCCATTATCAGAAAAGATTGATCATCTACGTCATATGGAAGATGCAGGCGCTGCCGCTATCGTTTTGCACTCACTGTTTGAAGAACAATTACGTCAAGATCGGCTTGGGTTTCATCATCATCTCACCCACGGCACCGAAAGTTTTGCAGAAGCCCTCTCCTATTGTCCAGAACCTGACGTCTTTCATGTGGGGCCAGAGCAGTATCTTGAGCATATCCATCAAGCCAAAACCATCGTTGATACTCCCATCATTGCTAGTCTGAATGGGGCTACGATTGGGGGATGGACAGACTACGCTAAAAAAATAGAGGAAGCTGGTGCCGATGCCCTGGAATTAAATATTTACACCGTCCCCACTGAGATGGCGATTGCAGGGGCAGAAATCGAGCAAAGCTATATTGATATCGTTCATACCGTTACTTCCACAGTTAATATTCCAGTAGCTATTAAGCTCAGCCCTTTCTTTAGCAATCTAGCTTATATGGCAAAACGGTTAACGGATGCAGGGGTGAATGGCCTTGTCCTTTTTAATCGTTTTTATCAGCCAGATATCGATATAGAAACCCTAGAAGTCAGGCCCAATCTACTGCTCAGTACACCACAGGATATAAGATTACCGCTACGTTGGATCGCCATTCTCTACGGAACGCTGCCTGTGGACTTTGCAGCTACGAGCTGTATTCATACAGCAGCGGATGTCTTGAAAATGATGATGGTTGGAGCCAACGCCACGATGCTGGTGAGCGTCTTAATCCGGCACGGCATCGATCATCTTCGCACGCTTGAGCATGCCCTATGCCAGTGGCTAGAGGAGCATGAGTATGAGTCGATTCAGCAACTTCAGGGGAGTATGAGCCAGGTTAATTGTCCAGACCCTAGCGCATTTGAACGTGTTCAATATATAGAAGCTTTGCAAACTTATCATCCCTTAGGATTGATGCCGATGAGGGTCTAA